The Frondihabitans australicus genome includes a region encoding these proteins:
- the sucD gene encoding succinate--CoA ligase subunit alpha, whose protein sequence is MSIFLNKDNKVIVQGITGGEGTKHTALMLKAGTQVVGGVNARKAGTTVTHGDVTLPVFGTVAEAMSETGADVSIVFVPPAFAKDAVVEAIEAGIPLVVVITEGIPAQDAAEFWALAKSKGGATRIIGPNCPGIITPGESLVGITPNNITGKGPIGLVSKSGTLTYQMMYELRDLGFSTAIGIGGDPVIGTTHIDALAAFEADPETKAIVMIGEIGGDAEERAADFIKANVTKPVVGYVAGFTAPEGKTMGHAGAIVSGSAGTAQAKKEALEAAGVKVGKTPSETAALLREVFTSLAK, encoded by the coding sequence ATGTCGATCTTCCTCAACAAAGACAACAAGGTCATCGTCCAGGGCATCACCGGCGGCGAGGGCACGAAGCACACGGCGCTCATGCTGAAGGCCGGCACGCAGGTCGTCGGCGGTGTCAACGCTCGCAAGGCCGGCACCACCGTCACGCACGGCGACGTCACACTGCCCGTCTTCGGCACGGTCGCCGAGGCGATGAGCGAGACCGGCGCCGACGTGTCGATCGTCTTCGTCCCGCCGGCCTTCGCGAAAGACGCGGTCGTCGAGGCCATCGAGGCGGGCATCCCGCTGGTCGTCGTGATCACCGAGGGCATCCCCGCGCAGGACGCGGCGGAGTTCTGGGCGCTCGCGAAGTCCAAGGGCGGCGCGACGCGCATCATCGGCCCGAACTGCCCCGGCATCATCACGCCGGGCGAGTCGCTCGTGGGCATCACCCCGAACAACATCACCGGCAAGGGCCCCATCGGTCTCGTGTCGAAATCGGGCACCCTGACCTACCAGATGATGTACGAGCTGCGCGACCTCGGCTTCTCGACCGCCATCGGAATCGGCGGCGACCCCGTCATCGGCACGACGCACATCGACGCGCTCGCCGCGTTCGAGGCCGACCCCGAGACCAAGGCGATCGTCATGATCGGCGAGATCGGCGGCGACGCCGAGGAGCGCGCGGCCGACTTCATCAAGGCGAACGTCACCAAGCCGGTCGTCGGCTACGTCGCGGGCTTCACCGCCCCCGAGGGCAAGACGATGGGCCACGCCGGTGCGATCGTGTCGGGCTCCGCCGGCACCGCGCAGGCGAAGAAGGAGGCCCTCGAGGCCGCCGGCGTCAAGGTCGGCAAGACGCCGAGCGAGACCGCCGCGCTGCTCCGCGAGGTGTTCACTTCGCTTGCGAAGTGA